A single window of Coturnix japonica isolate 7356 chromosome 17, Coturnix japonica 2.1, whole genome shotgun sequence DNA harbors:
- the GTF3C5 gene encoding general transcription factor 3C polypeptide 5 isoform X1: protein MDRAAMAADGPNMERGSGVLELPNTPRLVCVEYPGLVRDVGAMLRTLGGEEGVSRIYADPGKRLELYFRPKDPYCHSVCANRFPASAMLLRVRRRRRKGVEEQDVRFEMEIIGIVSTVYKFQGMSDFQYLAMHSGPDGKQTSMYDKVLMLKPEKEEFFNRELPLYIPPPIFSRLNTPVDYYYRPHVQHREGYNNPQVSAENLIGLSRARRPNNAIFVNFDDEVPDKPLDAAEQAWKKVSTNPVDRKVEEELRKLFEARPVWSRNAVKANISIHPDKLKLLLPCLAYYTITGPWRSLWVRFGYDPRKHPEAKIYQVLDFRIRCGMKYGYTPSDMPVKAKRSAYNYSLPITVKKPGSHTVSVHDLKQGLGAPGASGAKKTASSRYKLKESVYIFREGALPPYRQMFYQLCDLNVESLQKIIHRNDGTESECTERDGWCLPKTSEDLRDSMSLMIKQIIRSTRPALFSSTTSSEDGKEQLAYESGEDEDDEEEEEEDFKPSDGSENEMETEILDYV, encoded by the exons ATGGACCGGGCAGCAATGGCGGCGGATGGGCCCAACATGGAGCGGGGCTCCGGGGTGTTGGAGCTGCCCAATACGCCTCGCTTGGTGTGCGTGGAGTACCCGGGGCTGGTGCGGGATGTCGGAGCGATGCTGCGGACtctgggaggagaggaaggggtGTCGAGG ATCTACGCGGACCCCGGCAAGAGGTTGGAGCTGTATTTCCGTCCCAAGGATCCTTACTGCCATTCCGTGTGCGCCAACCGCTTCCCCGCCTCTGCCATGCTGCTcagggtgaggaggaggaggaggaagggtgTGGAGGAGCAGGATGTCCGCTTTGAGATGGAAATCATTGGGATCGTCAGCACGGTTTACAAGTTTCAAG GAATGTCAGATTTCCAGTACCTAGCGATGCATTCCGGTCCCGATGGCAAACAAACCTCCATGTACGACAAAGTCCTGATGCTTAAACCAGAGAAGGAAGAGTTTTTCAATAGGGAATTACCTCTGTACATCCCTCCACCAATTTTCTCACGGCTGAACACTCCCGTTGACTATTACTATCGGCCACATGTCCAACACAG GGAAGGCTACAACAATCCCCAGGTGTCTGCTGAGAACCTCATTGGCCTCAGCAGGGCCCGGCGCCCCAACAATGCCATCTTTGTGAACTTTGATGATGAAGTTCCAGACAAACCACTGGATGCTGCTGAACAGGCCTGGAAGAAAGTGTCCACCAATCCTGTGGACAGGAAGGTGGAGGAAGAGCTGAGAAAG ctctttgaaGCTCGTCCAGTCTGGTCTAGGAATGCAGTTAAAGCAAATATCAGCATCCACCCAGACAAACTGAAGCTTCTGTTGCCTTGTTTGGCCTACTACACG ATAACAGGTCCTTGGAGGAGCTTATGGGTTAGGTTCGGGTATGACCCTAGAAAACATCCTGAAGCAAAGATTTATCAAGTACTGGACTTCCGAATTCGCTGTGGAATGAAATATG GTTACACCCCTAGCGATATGCCAGTGAAAGCAAAACGCAGCGCATATAACTACAGCCTGCCCATCACTGTCAAAAAGCCAG gaaGTCATACAGTCAGTGTACACGATCTGAAGCAGGGACTTGGTGCTCCTGGTGCATCTGGTGCAAAAAAAACTGCCTCCAGCAGGTATAAACTGAAG GAATCTGTCTATATTTTCCGAGAAGGAGCCTTACCCCCTTATCGGCAGATGTTCTATCAACTCTGTGACTTGAATGTGGAAAG cTTACAAAAAATCATCCATCGGAATGATGGTACAGAATCAGAATGCACGGAGAGGGATGGATGGTGCCTTCCAAAGACTAGCGAGGATCTGCGAGATAGCATGTCCCTGATGATAAAGCAGATAATCAGATCCACAAGACCTG CTCTTTTCTCAAGTACAACAAGCAGTGAAGATGGCAAAGAACAGCTGGCATATGAGTCTGGagaggatgaggatgatgaagaggaggaggaagaagactTCAAGCCTTCTGATGggagtgaaaatgaaatggaaacagaaattctAGACTATGTGTGA
- the GTF3C5 gene encoding general transcription factor 3C polypeptide 5 isoform X2: MLLRVRRRRRKGVEEQDVRFEMEIIGIVSTVYKFQGMSDFQYLAMHSGPDGKQTSMYDKVLMLKPEKEEFFNRELPLYIPPPIFSRLNTPVDYYYRPHVQHREGYNNPQVSAENLIGLSRARRPNNAIFVNFDDEVPDKPLDAAEQAWKKVSTNPVDRKVEEELRKLFEARPVWSRNAVKANISIHPDKLKLLLPCLAYYTITGPWRSLWVRFGYDPRKHPEAKIYQVLDFRIRCGMKYGYTPSDMPVKAKRSAYNYSLPITVKKPGSHTVSVHDLKQGLGAPGASGAKKTASSRYKLKESVYIFREGALPPYRQMFYQLCDLNVESLQKIIHRNDGTESECTERDGWCLPKTSEDLRDSMSLMIKQIIRSTRPALFSSTTSSEDGKEQLAYESGEDEDDEEEEEEDFKPSDGSENEMETEILDYV; encoded by the exons ATGCTGCTcagggtgaggaggaggaggaggaagggtgTGGAGGAGCAGGATGTCCGCTTTGAGATGGAAATCATTGGGATCGTCAGCACGGTTTACAAGTTTCAAG GAATGTCAGATTTCCAGTACCTAGCGATGCATTCCGGTCCCGATGGCAAACAAACCTCCATGTACGACAAAGTCCTGATGCTTAAACCAGAGAAGGAAGAGTTTTTCAATAGGGAATTACCTCTGTACATCCCTCCACCAATTTTCTCACGGCTGAACACTCCCGTTGACTATTACTATCGGCCACATGTCCAACACAG GGAAGGCTACAACAATCCCCAGGTGTCTGCTGAGAACCTCATTGGCCTCAGCAGGGCCCGGCGCCCCAACAATGCCATCTTTGTGAACTTTGATGATGAAGTTCCAGACAAACCACTGGATGCTGCTGAACAGGCCTGGAAGAAAGTGTCCACCAATCCTGTGGACAGGAAGGTGGAGGAAGAGCTGAGAAAG ctctttgaaGCTCGTCCAGTCTGGTCTAGGAATGCAGTTAAAGCAAATATCAGCATCCACCCAGACAAACTGAAGCTTCTGTTGCCTTGTTTGGCCTACTACACG ATAACAGGTCCTTGGAGGAGCTTATGGGTTAGGTTCGGGTATGACCCTAGAAAACATCCTGAAGCAAAGATTTATCAAGTACTGGACTTCCGAATTCGCTGTGGAATGAAATATG GTTACACCCCTAGCGATATGCCAGTGAAAGCAAAACGCAGCGCATATAACTACAGCCTGCCCATCACTGTCAAAAAGCCAG gaaGTCATACAGTCAGTGTACACGATCTGAAGCAGGGACTTGGTGCTCCTGGTGCATCTGGTGCAAAAAAAACTGCCTCCAGCAGGTATAAACTGAAG GAATCTGTCTATATTTTCCGAGAAGGAGCCTTACCCCCTTATCGGCAGATGTTCTATCAACTCTGTGACTTGAATGTGGAAAG cTTACAAAAAATCATCCATCGGAATGATGGTACAGAATCAGAATGCACGGAGAGGGATGGATGGTGCCTTCCAAAGACTAGCGAGGATCTGCGAGATAGCATGTCCCTGATGATAAAGCAGATAATCAGATCCACAAGACCTG CTCTTTTCTCAAGTACAACAAGCAGTGAAGATGGCAAAGAACAGCTGGCATATGAGTCTGGagaggatgaggatgatgaagaggaggaggaagaagactTCAAGCCTTCTGATGggagtgaaaatgaaatggaaacagaaattctAGACTATGTGTGA